A single region of the Anaerostipes rhamnosivorans genome encodes:
- a CDS encoding putative bifunctional diguanylate cyclase/phosphodiesterase produces the protein MNENILRKAILDSTDNIIYVSDIDTYEVLYINGSGKKRYQITGDDYKGQKCYELLQGKREPCEFCTNERLRAEGSSRWTRYNKYLDRYFVIVDYLIEPVPGYRVRMEIATDITDKERQKKLLGSKVQQDETLLQCIKTLNDTLDLDCAIHRLLELIAEHYGGDRTYIFEIDHDQKIACNTYEWCAENVTSEIGNLQEISLSTLEKWLRQFEKSGSFSVSSLDQEIDPESEAYDILNGQGIHSLMAAPLYEMGKVCGFIGVDDPKRNRENPDLLKSVTYFIANDLQKRRMVSRLEHLSYVDILTGLWNRNKYMEEVFDIEKHGCSNIGVAYVDLNGLKVANNRFGHEYGDKLIICMAEILKAVFREQIYRIGGDEFVVLCRNISQEEFHKKELVLRNKVKEHKEISASIGTTWEEAITDINELINHADELMYANKQKYYEFSVYEGYNHDSTIAKQVIKDINQDRYRVFLQPKVYLGTGKLSGAEALIRRVDNNGDLIFPDRFIPLYEAEGVIRHIDFYALECVCRLINKMHSQGHDIGKISVNFSRVTLLEYDIVDRILAVCRKYDVDAGQICIEVTESVSKLKTSELVALSQKIKDAGFYLSLDDYGAKYSNITLLSNIKFDEVKLDKSIISEIMTNERARAIVRSTIYMCRGFGATKTTAEGIETEEQMELLKKLQCDCGQGYYFSRPIAIEEFIEKYIK, from the coding sequence ATGAATGAAAATATCCTCAGAAAAGCAATTTTGGACAGCACCGACAATATTATATATGTCAGTGACATTGATACTTATGAAGTTTTATACATCAATGGATCCGGGAAAAAACGGTATCAGATTACCGGAGATGATTATAAAGGGCAGAAGTGTTATGAGCTCCTTCAGGGGAAGCGGGAACCATGTGAATTCTGTACCAATGAGAGGCTGCGCGCGGAAGGCAGCAGCCGCTGGACCCGTTATAATAAATATCTGGACCGATACTTTGTGATCGTAGATTATCTCATAGAGCCTGTCCCTGGCTATCGTGTGCGGATGGAGATCGCAACGGATATCACGGACAAAGAGCGGCAGAAAAAGTTGCTGGGCAGTAAAGTGCAACAGGACGAAACACTTCTGCAGTGTATTAAAACTCTAAATGATACGCTGGATCTGGACTGTGCCATCCACAGGCTTTTGGAATTGATCGCGGAGCATTATGGCGGGGACCGGACTTATATTTTTGAAATTGACCACGATCAGAAAATTGCGTGCAATACTTATGAATGGTGTGCAGAGAATGTCACAAGTGAGATCGGAAATCTTCAGGAGATTTCACTGTCAACCCTGGAAAAATGGCTCAGACAATTTGAAAAGAGCGGAAGCTTTTCCGTATCATCCCTTGACCAGGAGATTGATCCGGAAAGTGAGGCATATGACATACTCAACGGGCAGGGGATTCATAGCCTGATGGCAGCTCCGCTGTATGAGATGGGAAAGGTCTGCGGATTTATAGGCGTGGATGACCCCAAAAGAAACAGGGAGAATCCAGACCTTTTAAAATCAGTGACCTATTTTATCGCCAATGACCTGCAGAAGCGCAGAATGGTTTCCAGACTGGAGCATTTAAGCTATGTGGATATTTTGACGGGGCTCTGGAACCGGAACAAATACATGGAAGAGGTGTTTGACATTGAAAAGCACGGCTGCAGCAATATCGGTGTCGCTTATGTGGATTTAAACGGCCTTAAAGTAGCCAATAACCGGTTTGGCCATGAGTACGGGGATAAGCTGATTATCTGTATGGCAGAGATCTTGAAGGCCGTGTTCCGGGAACAGATCTACCGCATAGGCGGAGACGAATTTGTTGTCCTGTGCAGGAATATCAGCCAGGAAGAGTTTCATAAAAAGGAACTAGTGCTGAGAAACAAGGTAAAGGAGCATAAAGAGATCAGTGCATCCATCGGAACTACATGGGAGGAAGCTATCACAGATATCAATGAGCTGATCAACCATGCGGATGAGCTTATGTATGCCAATAAACAAAAGTATTATGAATTTTCAGTTTATGAGGGATACAACCATGATTCCACAATTGCCAAACAGGTCATAAAAGATATTAACCAGGACAGGTACCGGGTGTTTTTGCAGCCCAAAGTGTATCTTGGGACAGGAAAACTTTCTGGAGCGGAAGCGCTGATCAGAAGAGTGGATAACAACGGAGATCTGATATTTCCGGATCGGTTCATCCCTTTATATGAAGCAGAAGGTGTGATCCGCCACATCGACTTCTACGCACTGGAATGTGTCTGCCGGCTCATAAATAAGATGCACAGCCAGGGCCATGACATAGGAAAGATTTCAGTGAATTTTTCCAGGGTCACTCTTCTGGAATATGATATTGTAGACCGGATCCTTGCAGTCTGTAGAAAATATGATGTGGACGCAGGACAGATTTGTATTGAGGTGACGGAATCCGTGTCGAAGCTTAAAACCTCAGAATTGGTGGCTCTGTCACAAAAGATCAAGGACGCCGGGTTTTATCTATCCTTAGATGATTACGGTGCTAAATATTCAAATATTACACTGCTCTCCAATATCAAATTTGATGAGGTGAAATTAGATAAGAGCATCATATCGGAGATCATGACCAATGAAAGGGCCAGAGCCATTGTCCGCTCTACTATTTATATGTGCAGGGGATTCGGAGCTACAAAAACCACGGCAGAGGGAATTGAGACAGAGGAGCAGATGGAGCTTCTAAAGAAACTTCAATGTGACTGCGGCCAAGGATATTATTTTTCCAGACCGATTGCCATTGAGGAATTTATAGAGAAATACATAAAATAG
- a CDS encoding Fic family protein yields the protein MSKLQELLRQADAYKEIILKADTHSDKPIETAELQTTDITENLIKDLHRTIYSGTDSSQAGRYRTSPAKDPDADFLPPSPEDLPRLMSHLENQIHSSKSALHPVELAAMAQKRLIDIHPFADGNEKTAEALGNLILSRSGYCPVTVPACREKDFLDALASSRRSSDMEPLSILHAELVIEAQRNHIRSMGISL from the coding sequence ATGTCAAAACTACAGGAACTGCTTCGTCAGGCAGATGCGTACAAAGAAATCATACTGAAGGCTGATACCCATTCAGATAAACCTATAGAAACCGCCGAGCTCCAGACCACTGATATCACAGAAAACCTCATAAAGGATCTGCACAGAACCATCTATAGCGGAACAGATTCCTCACAGGCAGGCCGATACCGCACTTCCCCGGCAAAAGATCCGGATGCGGACTTTCTCCCGCCTTCCCCGGAGGATCTGCCCCGGCTCATGAGCCATCTGGAAAACCAGATCCACTCCTCAAAATCTGCCCTGCATCCGGTGGAGCTTGCGGCAATGGCGCAGAAACGCCTGATCGATATCCATCCTTTTGCAGACGGAAATGAAAAAACCGCAGAAGCCTTGGGGAATTTGATCCTGTCCAGATCAGGCTACTGCCCGGTCACAGTCCCTGCCTGCAGGGAAAAGGATTTTTTGGACGCACTTGCATCCTCCAGGAGATCCAGCGATATGGAACCTTTATCAATCCTTCATGCAGAGCTTGTCATTGAAGCTCAGAGAAATCATATCCGCAGCATGGGAATCTCGCTTTAA
- a CDS encoding RNA polymerase sigma factor — protein sequence MRKYSNEELSELIDKAAAGDKESLEAIILSVQDLIFNLSLRMLGTFADAEDATQDIILKIMTHLSTFKKESSFSTWVFSISKNHLLNYKKHMFAHRPLSFEFYGNDIENAPLYDIPDLTQNVEESILAEELKMSCTNVMLQCLDAESRCIFILGTMFQLDSRTAGEILELSPEAYRQRLSRIRHRMADFLEAYCGEYGGGKCRCKNRINYAVQSRRLDPSNLDYTSAEPALDQVRLEFKNAMEDIDGLSQKFSFCRLYESPETVTKFVSDFLDSVSLSVIKNS from the coding sequence ATGAGAAAATATTCAAACGAAGAACTATCTGAATTGATCGACAAAGCGGCTGCAGGTGATAAAGAATCTCTGGAAGCCATCATTTTAAGCGTCCAGGACCTGATCTTTAACCTATCTCTGAGGATGCTGGGCACATTTGCAGATGCTGAAGATGCCACACAGGACATTATCCTAAAGATTATGACCCACCTGTCCACCTTTAAAAAAGAGAGTTCCTTTTCCACTTGGGTTTTCAGCATTTCTAAGAATCATCTACTCAACTACAAAAAACACATGTTTGCCCATCGTCCGCTGAGCTTTGAATTTTACGGAAATGATATTGAAAACGCCCCGCTTTATGATATTCCTGATCTGACACAAAATGTGGAGGAGTCCATATTGGCAGAGGAGCTGAAAATGTCCTGCACCAATGTAATGCTCCAGTGTCTCGATGCAGAAAGCCGGTGCATCTTTATTCTTGGAACCATGTTTCAGCTGGACAGCCGGACAGCCGGTGAGATCCTAGAGCTGTCTCCGGAAGCTTACCGGCAGAGGCTTTCAAGAATCCGCCACAGAATGGCTGATTTTCTTGAAGCTTACTGCGGCGAATACGGAGGCGGCAAATGCCGGTGCAAAAACAGGATCAACTATGCAGTCCAAAGCCGCAGACTGGATCCCTCAAATCTGGATTACACAAGCGCTGAACCTGCCCTAGACCAAGTCCGTCTGGAGTTTAAAAATGCAATGGAGGACATCGACGGCCTCTCACAAAAATTTTCTTTCTGCAGGCTCTACGAATCTCCGGAAACTGTTACAAAGTTTGTCTCAGACTTTTTAGATTCCGTGTCACTCTCTGTCATAAAAAATTCATAA
- a CDS encoding DUF2461 domain-containing protein, with protein MDTNMILSYLTDLNKNNNREWYHAHKKEFQKANAQFEALLQELIYKIGEFDSSILYFKPKELTFKIVRDTRFSHDKKPYLPAFRAHIGPKGKLPVPVGYYLLIMPGDHSFLGGGLFAGMFKDATAMVRDYISENPKEWDNVLHSDEFEPFFTVQGDSLKNVPSGYDKEHPHAEYLKYKSWYVEYPFKDNDLMDTDCFIRHAAEIFQRMKPFHDFLNKALAGFEMPKRP; from the coding sequence ATGGATACAAATATGATATTGTCATACTTAACGGATTTAAATAAGAACAACAACCGTGAATGGTACCATGCACATAAAAAAGAATTTCAAAAGGCAAATGCACAGTTTGAGGCCTTACTGCAGGAATTGATCTATAAGATAGGAGAATTTGACAGCAGCATTCTGTACTTTAAGCCAAAAGAACTAACCTTTAAAATCGTCCGGGATACCCGGTTCAGCCATGACAAGAAACCCTATCTTCCGGCATTTCGGGCGCATATAGGCCCAAAGGGCAAACTTCCCGTACCTGTGGGATATTATCTTTTAATTATGCCGGGAGACCATTCCTTCCTTGGAGGAGGGCTCTTTGCTGGCATGTTTAAGGATGCGACTGCCATGGTAAGGGACTATATATCAGAAAATCCAAAAGAGTGGGATAATGTACTCCATTCTGATGAATTTGAACCCTTTTTTACTGTACAGGGCGATTCCCTAAAAAATGTTCCCAGCGGATATGACAAGGAACATCCGCATGCCGAATATCTGAAATACAAAAGCTGGTACGTGGAATATCCTTTTAAGGACAATGACCTGATGGATACAGATTGTTTTATCCGGCATGCCGCAGAAATATTCCAAAGGATGAAACCATTTCATGATTTTCTGAATAAGGCTCTGGCCGGGTTTGAGATGCCTAAGAGGCCTTAA
- a CDS encoding CatB-related O-acetyltransferase: MAVPEKQIYPRTGDNETIYLKHVITDPNIIVGDYTMYNDFVNDPVLFETNNVLYHYPINHDRLVIGKFCSIACGAKFLFNSANHAMSSLSTYPFPLFFEEWELRMENVTDAWDNKGDIIIGNDVWIGYEAVIMAGVTIGDGAVIGSRAVVTKDVPAYTVVGGVPAKPIKKRFSEETVSLLLESKWWDWPREKIKRNIVAIQSGCVKQLGK; encoded by the coding sequence ATGGCTGTTCCAGAAAAACAAATATATCCCCGTACGGGAGATAACGAAACAATATATTTAAAACATGTGATCACAGATCCTAATATCATTGTCGGAGATTATACAATGTATAACGACTTTGTCAATGATCCGGTCTTATTTGAGACCAATAATGTTTTATACCACTATCCAATCAATCATGACAGGCTTGTGATCGGAAAGTTCTGTTCCATCGCATGTGGTGCCAAGTTCCTTTTCAACAGCGCCAATCATGCCATGTCATCCTTATCCACTTATCCATTTCCCCTCTTCTTTGAAGAATGGGAGCTTAGGATGGAAAATGTCACTGACGCATGGGACAACAAAGGAGATATCATCATCGGTAATGATGTATGGATCGGTTACGAGGCTGTCATTATGGCAGGTGTCACAATCGGTGACGGCGCGGTCATCGGAAGCCGCGCAGTGGTGACAAAAGATGTCCCGGCCTATACGGTTGTGGGAGGTGTCCCTGCCAAACCTATTAAAAAGAGATTTTCAGAAGAGACTGTCTCCTTGCTGCTTGAGTCCAAGTGGTGGGACTGGCCGAGGGAAAAGATTAAAAGAAACATCGTGGCCATTCAGTCCGGCTGTGTGAAACAGCTGGGAAAATAA
- a CDS encoding heavy metal translocating P-type ATPase, whose amino-acid sequence MTKKHKIMLVRIVIAFLLLAGLMTAEHTGGLDGLKGSWLLFLIYLIPYLVIGYDIIFKAVRNISHGQIFDENFLMMIATFGALGVKEYSEAVAVMLFYQVGELFQSYAVGKSRQSISAMMDICPEYANIEADGELTQVDPDDVEVGTIIVVKPGERIPLDGIVTEGESLIDTAALTGESVPRKASAGDEIISGCVNGSGTLKVKVTKEFEDSTVAKILELVENASSKKAKVENFITKFAKYYTPVVTVGAVLLAVLPPLILGGGWGEWIQRACIFLVISCPCALVISVPMGFFGGIGAASKIGVLVKGSNYLEAVSEMTTIVFDKTGTLTKGEFKVTQILPQNCGEEELLELAALGEGYSNHPIAGSIKEAYGKTLDMNRVSDAEEIAGHGIRVMIDGKEILVGNGKLMRQQKIDYASCKEAGTVVYVARQGEFVGAIVISDTVKEGAKEAIRSMKRVGVKKCVMLTGDRKEAAESVAAELGIDEVYSELLPGDKVSKVEGLLERQRDKEKLAFVGDGINDAPVLTRADIGIAMGSMGSDAAIEAADVVLMDDDVRKIASIVYISRKTLRIVKQNIVFALAVKALVLALGALGMANMWEAVFADVGVSVIAILNSMRALKINFDE is encoded by the coding sequence ATGACCAAAAAACATAAAATAATGCTGGTCCGCATTGTCATAGCGTTTCTTTTGCTGGCAGGGCTGATGACAGCGGAGCATACAGGAGGGCTTGATGGCCTTAAGGGTTCCTGGCTTTTGTTTTTGATCTATCTGATCCCGTACTTAGTGATCGGGTATGACATTATTTTCAAAGCAGTCAGAAACATCAGCCATGGACAGATCTTTGATGAGAATTTTTTAATGATGATTGCTACCTTTGGGGCCCTTGGTGTGAAGGAGTATTCAGAAGCAGTGGCCGTCATGCTTTTTTATCAGGTTGGAGAGCTGTTTCAGAGTTATGCGGTGGGGAAATCCCGCCAGTCCATTTCCGCGATGATGGATATCTGTCCGGAGTATGCCAACATTGAGGCAGATGGAGAACTGACTCAGGTAGACCCGGATGACGTGGAAGTGGGAACGATCATTGTGGTAAAACCTGGCGAGCGGATTCCTCTGGATGGGATAGTGACAGAAGGAGAATCTCTGATTGATACTGCGGCTTTGACAGGGGAGTCTGTACCAAGAAAAGCGTCTGCAGGGGATGAGATCATCAGCGGCTGCGTCAACGGCAGCGGCACATTAAAAGTAAAGGTGACAAAAGAGTTTGAGGATTCCACAGTGGCAAAAATCCTGGAGCTTGTGGAAAATGCCAGCAGCAAAAAAGCTAAGGTAGAGAATTTTATCACAAAATTCGCCAAGTACTATACCCCGGTCGTGACAGTGGGAGCAGTGCTGCTTGCTGTGCTGCCACCACTGATCTTAGGAGGCGGATGGGGTGAATGGATCCAGAGAGCATGTATTTTCCTTGTTATTTCTTGTCCATGTGCACTTGTTATTTCTGTGCCTATGGGATTCTTTGGAGGGATTGGAGCCGCATCCAAGATCGGTGTGTTGGTAAAAGGAAGCAATTATCTGGAAGCAGTATCTGAGATGACTACCATCGTCTTTGATAAGACAGGGACACTGACAAAGGGTGAATTTAAGGTGACGCAGATCCTTCCGCAGAACTGTGGGGAGGAGGAACTGCTGGAGCTGGCCGCACTGGGGGAAGGTTATTCTAACCACCCGATTGCCGGTTCGATCAAAGAAGCGTATGGAAAGACGCTGGATATGAACCGTGTGTCTGATGCAGAGGAGATTGCCGGACACGGAATCCGTGTTATGATCGACGGAAAAGAGATTCTGGTGGGCAATGGCAAATTGATGAGACAGCAGAAGATTGATTATGCTTCCTGCAAGGAAGCAGGCACCGTCGTCTATGTGGCAAGGCAGGGCGAATTTGTCGGGGCAATCGTCATCTCTGACACCGTTAAGGAAGGGGCTAAAGAGGCTATCAGAAGCATGAAGCGTGTGGGAGTGAAGAAATGCGTCATGCTCACCGGAGACAGAAAAGAAGCGGCGGAATCCGTTGCGGCAGAACTTGGGATTGATGAGGTATATTCTGAACTTCTCCCGGGAGATAAGGTCTCTAAAGTGGAAGGTTTGTTGGAAAGACAGCGGGATAAAGAAAAGCTTGCGTTCGTCGGGGACGGCATCAATGATGCACCAGTCCTCACAAGAGCAGATATCGGCATCGCTATGGGAAGTATGGGATCTGACGCAGCCATTGAGGCCGCGGACGTGGTGCTCATGGATGATGACGTAAGGAAAATCGCGTCAATCGTGTATATCTCCAGAAAGACACTGCGCATCGTAAAACAGAATATTGTGTTTGCCCTGGCGGTCAAGGCGCTGGTATTGGCCCTTGGAGCCCTGGGTATGGCGAATATGTGGGAAGCAGTCTTTGCAGATGTGGGAGTTTCCGTCATTGCGATTCTGAATTCCATGAGGGCATTAAAAATAAACTTTGATGAATAA
- a CDS encoding cation transporter, whose product MKKKFKLEDLDCANCAAKMEEAIKKIPGVNDASVSFMTQKMTINAEDEQFDEIMQKVVNACAKVEPDCKILM is encoded by the coding sequence ATGAAGAAAAAATTTAAATTAGAGGATTTAGACTGTGCGAACTGCGCTGCCAAGATGGAAGAAGCAATTAAAAAGATTCCGGGTGTGAACGATGCAAGTGTAAGCTTTATGACCCAGAAAATGACGATCAATGCAGAAGACGAGCAATTTGATGAGATTATGCAGAAGGTGGTCAATGCCTGTGCCAAGGTAGAGCCAGACTGCAAGATTTTAATGTAG
- a CDS encoding ArsR/SmtB family transcription factor, protein MNDSKKKVGEKLAVNDVECCDTFQVHDDLLKIVSDKMPEEEELHDLAELFKVFGDFTRIRILFVLFEAEVCVCDLAEALNMTQSAISHQLKILKQAKLVKSRREGKSVFYSLADGHVRTIIAQGRDHIEE, encoded by the coding sequence ATGAATGATAGTAAGAAGAAAGTGGGTGAGAAATTGGCTGTAAATGACGTGGAATGCTGCGATACATTTCAGGTACACGATGATTTGCTGAAAATCGTAAGTGACAAGATGCCTGAGGAAGAAGAACTGCACGACTTAGCCGAGCTGTTTAAAGTATTCGGCGATTTTACAAGGATCAGGATTTTATTTGTCCTGTTTGAAGCGGAGGTCTGCGTGTGTGACTTGGCGGAGGCTCTCAACATGACCCAGTCTGCGATCTCGCATCAGCTGAAGATCCTGAAACAGGCAAAGCTTGTAAAGTCCAGGAGAGAAGGAAAATCCGTATTTTATTCACTGGCAGATGGTCACGTAAGGACAATCATTGCCCAGGGAAGAGATCATATTGAGGAATAA
- a CDS encoding type 1 glutamine amidotransferase family protein, whose amino-acid sequence MKKQILFVLLDQYADWEAAYLSSALYMLGEGQYEVKTVSLTTDTVTSIGGFHMVPDYGIDSVPSDYEALILIGGMAWRNENAAEIKPLVCQCLSEKKVLGGICDASAFLGTTGALNHVRHTCNDLNDLKQWAGAAYTGEKLYMMEQAVSDKNVITANGTAPLEFAKGVLLTLKAAPEPKIAEWFNLHKLGYYNAPMPKDATEWND is encoded by the coding sequence ATGAAAAAACAGATTTTATTTGTATTATTGGACCAGTATGCGGATTGGGAGGCTGCCTACCTGTCTTCTGCGCTCTATATGCTGGGAGAAGGTCAGTATGAAGTTAAAACTGTATCTTTAACAACGGATACGGTTACATCGATCGGAGGGTTTCATATGGTGCCCGATTATGGCATTGACTCTGTACCGTCTGATTATGAAGCACTGATATTGATCGGGGGCATGGCATGGAGAAATGAAAATGCCGCGGAAATCAAGCCTTTGGTCTGTCAATGCCTGTCGGAGAAAAAGGTGCTGGGCGGCATCTGCGACGCCTCCGCATTTCTTGGAACAACCGGCGCCCTGAATCATGTCAGACATACGTGCAATGATCTGAACGACTTGAAACAATGGGCAGGCGCGGCGTACACGGGAGAAAAGCTGTACATGATGGAGCAGGCTGTCAGCGATAAAAATGTTATCACGGCAAACGGAACGGCTCCTTTAGAATTTGCCAAGGGGGTATTGCTCACTTTAAAAGCCGCCCCGGAGCCTAAGATCGCAGAATGGTTTAATTTGCACAAACTGGGGTATTATAATGCGCCGATGCCGAAGGACGCAACGGAGTGGAACGATTAA
- a CDS encoding DUF3781 domain-containing protein encodes MNGKNQLLENLEKLHTTELGVGRIKKNLSLDTDDVVQWCQTKIKSAEADIKRNGKNWYVGIDNCVITINAYSYTIITAHRSRQENKRES; translated from the coding sequence ATGAACGGAAAGAATCAATTACTGGAAAACTTAGAGAAACTGCATACAACAGAATTGGGCGTTGGACGGATCAAAAAGAATCTCTCCCTGGACACAGATGATGTGGTCCAGTGGTGCCAAACGAAGATTAAATCCGCTGAAGCCGATATCAAAAGAAACGGGAAGAACTGGTATGTAGGCATAGACAACTGCGTCATTACGATCAATGCTTACAGTTATACCATTATCACGGCCCATAGGAGCCGCCAAGAAAACAAAAGGGAGAGTTAA
- a CDS encoding SDR family oxidoreductase: MSDVMLLTGAGQIGMAIARRMGYGRKIVVGDKDQDQAEAAVEILNHAGFDSDWMEMDLSSRESILNFIKEAMRYGDISMFINAAGVSPSQASIETILKVDLYGTAVLLEEVGKVITKGGVGVTISSQSGHRMPALSPEIDEQLATCPTGQLLSLEVLQPRNLRNTLHAYQMAKRCNEKRVMAEAVKWGVKGARINSISPGIVVTPLAMDEFNGQRGEFYKTMFAKCPAGRPGTADEIANVAGLLMSHQGAFITGSDVLIDGGATASYFYGPLRPDGKKEADNLQNHC, from the coding sequence ATGAGTGATGTTATGTTGTTAACCGGTGCGGGGCAGATTGGAATGGCGATTGCTAGAAGAATGGGTTATGGCAGGAAAATCGTGGTGGGTGATAAAGATCAGGATCAAGCAGAGGCAGCAGTTGAGATTCTTAATCATGCCGGATTTGATTCAGATTGGATGGAAATGGATCTTTCTTCAAGAGAGTCCATTTTGAATTTTATAAAAGAGGCAATGCGGTACGGAGATATTTCTATGTTCATTAATGCGGCAGGGGTTTCGCCCAGCCAGGCTTCCATAGAAACGATTCTCAAAGTGGATCTGTACGGAACAGCGGTGCTGTTGGAAGAAGTCGGAAAGGTGATTACAAAAGGCGGCGTCGGAGTTACGATTTCCAGCCAGTCCGGCCATCGGATGCCGGCTCTGTCACCTGAAATTGATGAACAGCTGGCAACCTGTCCTACAGGACAATTGTTATCTCTGGAAGTGCTGCAGCCTCGAAATTTGAGGAATACCCTTCATGCATATCAGATGGCAAAAAGGTGTAATGAGAAACGTGTCATGGCAGAGGCGGTCAAGTGGGGCGTAAAGGGGGCGAGGATCAATTCCATTTCACCGGGGATTGTGGTTACACCGCTTGCCATGGATGAATTTAACGGGCAAAGGGGAGAATTCTACAAAACGATGTTTGCAAAATGTCCAGCAGGCAGGCCAGGAACGGCAGATGAGATCGCTAACGTTGCCGGGCTTTTGATGAGCCATCAGGGCGCTTTTATTACAGGATCGGATGTTCTGATCGATGGCGGCGCAACAGCATCTTATTTCTATGGACCGCTGAGGCCTGATGGTAAGAAAGAAGCAGATAACTTACAAAATCATTGTTAA
- a CDS encoding DUF6465 family protein: MKIKTEVQFQGHNVSITDVEKMVKEDIKSKGFKLNSLSSLEIYYQPENRSIFYVAAAKDGSIIDNEDALTVE; the protein is encoded by the coding sequence ATGAAGATCAAGACAGAAGTGCAGTTTCAAGGCCATAACGTTTCTATAACGGATGTGGAAAAGATGGTAAAAGAAGATATTAAATCAAAAGGGTTCAAATTAAATTCCCTAAGCTCGCTGGAGATCTACTACCAGCCGGAAAACCGTTCCATCTTTTACGTAGCAGCAGCCAAAGACGGCAGTATCATCGACAATGAAGATGCATTGACCGTTGAATAA